From Fundulus heteroclitus isolate FHET01 chromosome 5, MU-UCD_Fhet_4.1, whole genome shotgun sequence, a single genomic window includes:
- the card14 gene encoding caspase recruitment domain-containing protein 14 isoform X3: MLDLLRSQGRNGAIALLEGLMIHYPALYTQVTGRKPSTEPSRFSGLIKYSELTEYLIRAVTGMQTELQEARNEAGRMSARCSSLESEVGQLIEQEEKSRHLQTENERLQRHLSSLQREVTKLKDEKCDLYIRYTAAIEEKLAINGRLHNLNLQVYQLQTELQSIQMENEFHKQRSLRSVSNSQTPQLQEETHKDILEQDLAEAIDSQVELAEHLRTYREENEKLLRDKKGLLDQTQALSLQVQQLSLDCKMHQQKSTVVQSQMKELQVERDQAYQSRDDAQAMIARILAEKDALRSQLVELQEAVFTLQAKRSPRIQRQRSHLKEISWESPTSSSEECPPSVRRRLRRMDALNPVSQSSCSSETENAGPTSVRSKAVEPPSPESLRRRQEVLYADSSLETAETDPLLEDFVFLSDAGSEDEQTPRPSSSRDSKSVGLSKTSAPPFLVRSRPKAIRVNGRVLSISLQCEALLSELTVVGGNKSGVFVHQVTEGSTAHSVGISPGAQIVEVRYEQNNRALKMVLEDSTLEEATWALSQVTGFCHLSLRPRQKDYEALLQQLQNSNTASGDSFYIRVNLSLSAGASGTLAVSCNDILHVTNTRPAGAEDQWHASQVHPCQLLDLQSGAVPNYYRAQRLLIQTIEDMSFQTKKFRKVRRVDTPSEQKAVRIVSTGRQGRNPLWLSVEEENSKSTESGPPSPSKSCVTLMPYTLVTPHFPPVCRPVLLLPTILGRMLDSKLANWQGFQLCVPEVLTSSEHAARLQRSEILEEVEPGENQCFTLQGVEKVMKKGLHCVLPLGLDCVRRLHRSEIFPIIIFIGLSARNARKLRSKLQRNNQTEEQLLACAKSEEPLLDKLPCLYHSMAPGSWCDQTSLLTSLRTVIWEEQRKIVWVEPDLW, translated from the exons ATGTTGGATCTGCTGAGGTCCCAGGGAAGAAATGGAGCTATAGCTCTGCTAGAGGGCCTGATGATCCATTACCCAGCTCTCTACACCCAAGTTACGGGACGCAAGCCCAGCACAGAGCCCTCGAGATTCAGTG GCCTGATTAAGTACTCAGAGCTGACTGAGTACCTCATCCGAGCAGTAACAGGGATGCAGACGGAGTTGCAGGAGGCCCGCAACGAGGCCGGCAGGATGAGCGCACGCTGCTCCTCCCTGGAGTCGGAGGTCGGACAGCTGATAGAGCAGGAAGAGAAGTCCAGACACCTTCAGACCGAAAACGAACGTTTGCAGAGACACCTGAGCTCTCTGCAACGGGAAGTCACCAAGCTGAAGGACGAGAAGTGTGATTTGTACATCCGCTACACCGCAGCTATCGAGGAGAAATTGGCTATAAACGGGCGGCTGCACAACCTGAACCTGCAG GTATATCAGCTGCAGACGGAGCTCCAGAGCATTCAGATGGAGAATGAGTTCCACAAACAGCGTTCCCTCCGAAGTGTTTCTAATTCTCAGACCCCacagctgcaggaggag ACTCATAAGGACATCCTGGAACAGGACCTGGCAGAGGCAATTGACAGTCAGGTGGAGCTTGCAGAGCACCTAAGAACCTACAGAGAAGAGAACGAAAAGCTGCTCAGAGACAAAAAGGGG CTCTTGGATCAAACACAGGCTCTGAGCCTTCAGGTGCAGCAGCTTTCCCTGGACTGTAAAATGCACCAGCAGAAGAGCACCGTGGTCCAGAGCCAGATGAAGGAACTCCAGGTAGAGAGGGATCAG GCCTACCAGTCGAGAGACGATGCCCAGGCCATGATCGCCCGCATCCTGGCTGAGAAGGACGCATTGAGGAGTCAGCTGGTGGAGCTCCAGGAGGCCGTCTTCACGCTTCAGGCCAAACGCAGCCCTAGAATCCAGCGGCAGAGATCTCAT TTGAAGGAGATCAGCTGGGAGAGCCCAACCTCCAGCTCCGAAGAATGTCCGCCGTCAGTTCGACGGAGACTTCGCCGCATGGATGCCCTTAACCCCGTGTCTCAGAGTTCCTGCTCGTCAGAA aCAGAAAATGCCGGGCCCACCAGCGTCCGATCCAAAGCCGTCGAGCCGCCCAGTCCAGAGTCTTTACGTCGAAGACAGGAAGTTTTGTATGCAGACAGCAG TCTGGAGACAGCAGAAACTGACCCTCTACTAGAGGATTTTGTCTTCCTTTCTGATG CAGGGAGTGAAGACGAGCAGACACCCAGACCTTCCTCTTCTCGTGACTCCAAATCTGTCGG CCTCTCAAAAACCTCAGCCCCTCCCTTCCTGGTGCGCTCTCGTCCAAAAGCGATCCGCGTCAACGGCCGCGTTCTCAGCATCTCCCTCCAATGCGAGGCGCTGCTCAGCGAGCTCACAGTCGTAGGAGGAAATAAGTCCGGGGTGTTTGTGCACCAGGTGACCGAAGGCAGCACCGCCCATTCTGTTGGCATCAGCCCTGGGGCTCAGATTGTGGAG GTCAGGTATGAGCAAAACAACAGGGCTCTGAAGATGGTGTTGGAGGACTCCACCTTAGAAGAAGCTACTTGGGCTCTCAGCCAGGTCACAGGCTTCTGTCACCTGTCCCTCCGCCCCAGGCAAAAAG ACTACGAggcgctgctgcagcagctgcagaacaGCAACACGGCGTCAGGGGACTCCTTCTACATTCGGGTCAACTTATCCCTTAGTGCTGGTGCCAGCGGGACCTTGGCCGTGTCGTGCAACGATATCCTGCATGTAACAAACACGCGACCAGCAGGCGCTGAGGATCAGTGGCACGCGAGCCAGGTTCACCCGTGTCAGCTGCTGGACCTGCAGAGCGGAGCTGTGCCCAATTATTACAG GGCACAGAGGCTTTTGATTCAAACTATTGAAGATATGAGCTTTCAGACAAAGAAGTTTCGGAAG GTTAGACGAGTGGACACCCCGAGTGAACAGAAAGCGGTGAGGATTGTCAGCACAGGGCGCCAGGGAAGGAATCCTCTGTGGCTCAGcgtggaggaggagaacagCAAAAGCACAGAGTCAG GTCCTCCGTCTCCATCCAAAAGCTGCGTGACCCTCATGCCCTACACCCTGGTGACTCCTCATTTCCCACCAGTCTGCAGGCCCGTCCTGCTGCTGCCCACAATACTGGGACGCATGCTGGACAGTAAGCTGGCCAATTGGCAGGGCTTTCAGCTCTGTGTGCCCG AGGTTCTGACCTCCAGCGAGCACGCTGCTCGGCTCCAGAGATCCGAGATTCTGGAGGAGGTTGAGCCTGGCGAAAACCAGTGCTTCACCCTTCAGGGCGTTGAGAAAGTCATGAAAAAG GGCCTTCACTGTGTGCTGCCTCTGGGCCTGGACTGTGTGCGCCGGCTGCACCGCTCCGAGATCTTCCCAATCATCATCTTCATTGGCCTGTCTGCACGCAACGCACGCAAACTCag GTCAAAGCTGCAGCGTAACAATCAGACGGAGGAACAGCTGCTGGCATGTGCGAAGAGCGAGGAGCCGCTGCTGGACAAGCTGCCGTGTCTGTATCACAGCATGGCTCCGGGCTCCTGGTGTGACCAAACCTCGCTGCTGACCAGCCTCCGCACTGTCATCtgggaggagcagaggaagaTCGTCTGGGTGGAGCCTGACCTGTGGTGA
- the card14 gene encoding caspase recruitment domain-containing protein 14 isoform X2: protein MAGEVAPEGPNLKEMGEEELWELINDNRHRISLGVRPCILLPYLRQVKVLSEVDEDEILSCHNLTNRCMRTSYMLDLLRSQGRNGAIALLEGLMIHYPALYTQVTGRKPSTEPSRFSGLIKYSELTEYLIRAVTGMQTELQEARNEAGRMSARCSSLESEVGQLIEQEEKSRHLQTENERLQRHLSSLQREVTKLKDEKCDLYIRYTAAIEEKLAINGRLHNLNLQVYQLQTELQSIQMENEFHKQRSLRSVSNSQTPQLQEETHKDILEQDLAEAIDSQVELAEHLRTYREENEKLLRDKKGLLDQTQALSLQVQQLSLDCKMHQQKSTVVQSQMKELQVERDQAYQSRDDAQAMIARILAEKDALRSQLVELQEAVFTLQAKRSPRIQRQRSHLKEISWESPTSSSEECPPSVRRRLRRMDALNPVSQSSCSSETENAGPTSVRSKAVEPPSPESLRRRQEVLYADSSLETAETDPLLEDFVFLSDGSEDEQTPRPSSSRDSKSVGLSKTSAPPFLVRSRPKAIRVNGRVLSISLQCEALLSELTVVGGNKSGVFVHQVTEGSTAHSVGISPGAQIVEVRYEQNNRALKMVLEDSTLEEATWALSQVTGFCHLSLRPRQKDYEALLQQLQNSNTASGDSFYIRVNLSLSAGASGTLAVSCNDILHVTNTRPAGAEDQWHASQVHPCQLLDLQSGAVPNYYRAQRLLIQTIEDMSFQTKKFRKVRRVDTPSEQKAVRIVSTGRQGRNPLWLSVEEENSKSTESGPPSPSKSCVTLMPYTLVTPHFPPVCRPVLLLPTILGRMLDSKLANWQGFQLCVPEVLTSSEHAARLQRSEILEEVEPGENQCFTLQGVEKVMKKGLHCVLPLGLDCVRRLHRSEIFPIIIFIGLSARNARKLRSKLQRNNQTEEQLLACAKSEEPLLDKLPCLYHSMAPGSWCDQTSLLTSLRTVIWEEQRKIVWVEPDLW, encoded by the exons ATGGCGGGGGAGGTCGCTCCAGAGGGTCCAAACCTGAAGGAGATGGGCGAGGAGGAACTTTGGGAGCTGATCAATGACAACCGCCACCGGATCTCCTTGGGGGTCCGACCGTGCATCTTGCTCCCGTATCTGAGGCAGGTCAAGGTTCTCTCAGAGGTGGACGAAGACGAGATCCTTTCCTGTCACAACCTGACTAATCGCTGCATGAGAACAA GCTACATGTTGGATCTGCTGAGGTCCCAGGGAAGAAATGGAGCTATAGCTCTGCTAGAGGGCCTGATGATCCATTACCCAGCTCTCTACACCCAAGTTACGGGACGCAAGCCCAGCACAGAGCCCTCGAGATTCAGTG GCCTGATTAAGTACTCAGAGCTGACTGAGTACCTCATCCGAGCAGTAACAGGGATGCAGACGGAGTTGCAGGAGGCCCGCAACGAGGCCGGCAGGATGAGCGCACGCTGCTCCTCCCTGGAGTCGGAGGTCGGACAGCTGATAGAGCAGGAAGAGAAGTCCAGACACCTTCAGACCGAAAACGAACGTTTGCAGAGACACCTGAGCTCTCTGCAACGGGAAGTCACCAAGCTGAAGGACGAGAAGTGTGATTTGTACATCCGCTACACCGCAGCTATCGAGGAGAAATTGGCTATAAACGGGCGGCTGCACAACCTGAACCTGCAG GTATATCAGCTGCAGACGGAGCTCCAGAGCATTCAGATGGAGAATGAGTTCCACAAACAGCGTTCCCTCCGAAGTGTTTCTAATTCTCAGACCCCacagctgcaggaggag ACTCATAAGGACATCCTGGAACAGGACCTGGCAGAGGCAATTGACAGTCAGGTGGAGCTTGCAGAGCACCTAAGAACCTACAGAGAAGAGAACGAAAAGCTGCTCAGAGACAAAAAGGGG CTCTTGGATCAAACACAGGCTCTGAGCCTTCAGGTGCAGCAGCTTTCCCTGGACTGTAAAATGCACCAGCAGAAGAGCACCGTGGTCCAGAGCCAGATGAAGGAACTCCAGGTAGAGAGGGATCAG GCCTACCAGTCGAGAGACGATGCCCAGGCCATGATCGCCCGCATCCTGGCTGAGAAGGACGCATTGAGGAGTCAGCTGGTGGAGCTCCAGGAGGCCGTCTTCACGCTTCAGGCCAAACGCAGCCCTAGAATCCAGCGGCAGAGATCTCAT TTGAAGGAGATCAGCTGGGAGAGCCCAACCTCCAGCTCCGAAGAATGTCCGCCGTCAGTTCGACGGAGACTTCGCCGCATGGATGCCCTTAACCCCGTGTCTCAGAGTTCCTGCTCGTCAGAA aCAGAAAATGCCGGGCCCACCAGCGTCCGATCCAAAGCCGTCGAGCCGCCCAGTCCAGAGTCTTTACGTCGAAGACAGGAAGTTTTGTATGCAGACAGCAG TCTGGAGACAGCAGAAACTGACCCTCTACTAGAGGATTTTGTCTTCCTTTCTGATG GGAGTGAAGACGAGCAGACACCCAGACCTTCCTCTTCTCGTGACTCCAAATCTGTCGG CCTCTCAAAAACCTCAGCCCCTCCCTTCCTGGTGCGCTCTCGTCCAAAAGCGATCCGCGTCAACGGCCGCGTTCTCAGCATCTCCCTCCAATGCGAGGCGCTGCTCAGCGAGCTCACAGTCGTAGGAGGAAATAAGTCCGGGGTGTTTGTGCACCAGGTGACCGAAGGCAGCACCGCCCATTCTGTTGGCATCAGCCCTGGGGCTCAGATTGTGGAG GTCAGGTATGAGCAAAACAACAGGGCTCTGAAGATGGTGTTGGAGGACTCCACCTTAGAAGAAGCTACTTGGGCTCTCAGCCAGGTCACAGGCTTCTGTCACCTGTCCCTCCGCCCCAGGCAAAAAG ACTACGAggcgctgctgcagcagctgcagaacaGCAACACGGCGTCAGGGGACTCCTTCTACATTCGGGTCAACTTATCCCTTAGTGCTGGTGCCAGCGGGACCTTGGCCGTGTCGTGCAACGATATCCTGCATGTAACAAACACGCGACCAGCAGGCGCTGAGGATCAGTGGCACGCGAGCCAGGTTCACCCGTGTCAGCTGCTGGACCTGCAGAGCGGAGCTGTGCCCAATTATTACAG GGCACAGAGGCTTTTGATTCAAACTATTGAAGATATGAGCTTTCAGACAAAGAAGTTTCGGAAG GTTAGACGAGTGGACACCCCGAGTGAACAGAAAGCGGTGAGGATTGTCAGCACAGGGCGCCAGGGAAGGAATCCTCTGTGGCTCAGcgtggaggaggagaacagCAAAAGCACAGAGTCAG GTCCTCCGTCTCCATCCAAAAGCTGCGTGACCCTCATGCCCTACACCCTGGTGACTCCTCATTTCCCACCAGTCTGCAGGCCCGTCCTGCTGCTGCCCACAATACTGGGACGCATGCTGGACAGTAAGCTGGCCAATTGGCAGGGCTTTCAGCTCTGTGTGCCCG AGGTTCTGACCTCCAGCGAGCACGCTGCTCGGCTCCAGAGATCCGAGATTCTGGAGGAGGTTGAGCCTGGCGAAAACCAGTGCTTCACCCTTCAGGGCGTTGAGAAAGTCATGAAAAAG GGCCTTCACTGTGTGCTGCCTCTGGGCCTGGACTGTGTGCGCCGGCTGCACCGCTCCGAGATCTTCCCAATCATCATCTTCATTGGCCTGTCTGCACGCAACGCACGCAAACTCag GTCAAAGCTGCAGCGTAACAATCAGACGGAGGAACAGCTGCTGGCATGTGCGAAGAGCGAGGAGCCGCTGCTGGACAAGCTGCCGTGTCTGTATCACAGCATGGCTCCGGGCTCCTGGTGTGACCAAACCTCGCTGCTGACCAGCCTCCGCACTGTCATCtgggaggagcagaggaagaTCGTCTGGGTGGAGCCTGACCTGTGGTGA
- the card14 gene encoding caspase recruitment domain-containing protein 14 isoform X1 codes for MAGEVAPEGPNLKEMGEEELWELINDNRHRISLGVRPCILLPYLRQVKVLSEVDEDEILSCHNLTNRCMRTSYMLDLLRSQGRNGAIALLEGLMIHYPALYTQVTGRKPSTEPSRFSGLIKYSELTEYLIRAVTGMQTELQEARNEAGRMSARCSSLESEVGQLIEQEEKSRHLQTENERLQRHLSSLQREVTKLKDEKCDLYIRYTAAIEEKLAINGRLHNLNLQVYQLQTELQSIQMENEFHKQRSLRSVSNSQTPQLQEETHKDILEQDLAEAIDSQVELAEHLRTYREENEKLLRDKKGLLDQTQALSLQVQQLSLDCKMHQQKSTVVQSQMKELQVERDQAYQSRDDAQAMIARILAEKDALRSQLVELQEAVFTLQAKRSPRIQRQRSHLKEISWESPTSSSEECPPSVRRRLRRMDALNPVSQSSCSSETENAGPTSVRSKAVEPPSPESLRRRQEVLYADSSLETAETDPLLEDFVFLSDAGSEDEQTPRPSSSRDSKSVGLSKTSAPPFLVRSRPKAIRVNGRVLSISLQCEALLSELTVVGGNKSGVFVHQVTEGSTAHSVGISPGAQIVEVRYEQNNRALKMVLEDSTLEEATWALSQVTGFCHLSLRPRQKDYEALLQQLQNSNTASGDSFYIRVNLSLSAGASGTLAVSCNDILHVTNTRPAGAEDQWHASQVHPCQLLDLQSGAVPNYYRAQRLLIQTIEDMSFQTKKFRKVRRVDTPSEQKAVRIVSTGRQGRNPLWLSVEEENSKSTESGPPSPSKSCVTLMPYTLVTPHFPPVCRPVLLLPTILGRMLDSKLANWQGFQLCVPEVLTSSEHAARLQRSEILEEVEPGENQCFTLQGVEKVMKKGLHCVLPLGLDCVRRLHRSEIFPIIIFIGLSARNARKLRSKLQRNNQTEEQLLACAKSEEPLLDKLPCLYHSMAPGSWCDQTSLLTSLRTVIWEEQRKIVWVEPDLW; via the exons ATGGCGGGGGAGGTCGCTCCAGAGGGTCCAAACCTGAAGGAGATGGGCGAGGAGGAACTTTGGGAGCTGATCAATGACAACCGCCACCGGATCTCCTTGGGGGTCCGACCGTGCATCTTGCTCCCGTATCTGAGGCAGGTCAAGGTTCTCTCAGAGGTGGACGAAGACGAGATCCTTTCCTGTCACAACCTGACTAATCGCTGCATGAGAACAA GCTACATGTTGGATCTGCTGAGGTCCCAGGGAAGAAATGGAGCTATAGCTCTGCTAGAGGGCCTGATGATCCATTACCCAGCTCTCTACACCCAAGTTACGGGACGCAAGCCCAGCACAGAGCCCTCGAGATTCAGTG GCCTGATTAAGTACTCAGAGCTGACTGAGTACCTCATCCGAGCAGTAACAGGGATGCAGACGGAGTTGCAGGAGGCCCGCAACGAGGCCGGCAGGATGAGCGCACGCTGCTCCTCCCTGGAGTCGGAGGTCGGACAGCTGATAGAGCAGGAAGAGAAGTCCAGACACCTTCAGACCGAAAACGAACGTTTGCAGAGACACCTGAGCTCTCTGCAACGGGAAGTCACCAAGCTGAAGGACGAGAAGTGTGATTTGTACATCCGCTACACCGCAGCTATCGAGGAGAAATTGGCTATAAACGGGCGGCTGCACAACCTGAACCTGCAG GTATATCAGCTGCAGACGGAGCTCCAGAGCATTCAGATGGAGAATGAGTTCCACAAACAGCGTTCCCTCCGAAGTGTTTCTAATTCTCAGACCCCacagctgcaggaggag ACTCATAAGGACATCCTGGAACAGGACCTGGCAGAGGCAATTGACAGTCAGGTGGAGCTTGCAGAGCACCTAAGAACCTACAGAGAAGAGAACGAAAAGCTGCTCAGAGACAAAAAGGGG CTCTTGGATCAAACACAGGCTCTGAGCCTTCAGGTGCAGCAGCTTTCCCTGGACTGTAAAATGCACCAGCAGAAGAGCACCGTGGTCCAGAGCCAGATGAAGGAACTCCAGGTAGAGAGGGATCAG GCCTACCAGTCGAGAGACGATGCCCAGGCCATGATCGCCCGCATCCTGGCTGAGAAGGACGCATTGAGGAGTCAGCTGGTGGAGCTCCAGGAGGCCGTCTTCACGCTTCAGGCCAAACGCAGCCCTAGAATCCAGCGGCAGAGATCTCAT TTGAAGGAGATCAGCTGGGAGAGCCCAACCTCCAGCTCCGAAGAATGTCCGCCGTCAGTTCGACGGAGACTTCGCCGCATGGATGCCCTTAACCCCGTGTCTCAGAGTTCCTGCTCGTCAGAA aCAGAAAATGCCGGGCCCACCAGCGTCCGATCCAAAGCCGTCGAGCCGCCCAGTCCAGAGTCTTTACGTCGAAGACAGGAAGTTTTGTATGCAGACAGCAG TCTGGAGACAGCAGAAACTGACCCTCTACTAGAGGATTTTGTCTTCCTTTCTGATG CAGGGAGTGAAGACGAGCAGACACCCAGACCTTCCTCTTCTCGTGACTCCAAATCTGTCGG CCTCTCAAAAACCTCAGCCCCTCCCTTCCTGGTGCGCTCTCGTCCAAAAGCGATCCGCGTCAACGGCCGCGTTCTCAGCATCTCCCTCCAATGCGAGGCGCTGCTCAGCGAGCTCACAGTCGTAGGAGGAAATAAGTCCGGGGTGTTTGTGCACCAGGTGACCGAAGGCAGCACCGCCCATTCTGTTGGCATCAGCCCTGGGGCTCAGATTGTGGAG GTCAGGTATGAGCAAAACAACAGGGCTCTGAAGATGGTGTTGGAGGACTCCACCTTAGAAGAAGCTACTTGGGCTCTCAGCCAGGTCACAGGCTTCTGTCACCTGTCCCTCCGCCCCAGGCAAAAAG ACTACGAggcgctgctgcagcagctgcagaacaGCAACACGGCGTCAGGGGACTCCTTCTACATTCGGGTCAACTTATCCCTTAGTGCTGGTGCCAGCGGGACCTTGGCCGTGTCGTGCAACGATATCCTGCATGTAACAAACACGCGACCAGCAGGCGCTGAGGATCAGTGGCACGCGAGCCAGGTTCACCCGTGTCAGCTGCTGGACCTGCAGAGCGGAGCTGTGCCCAATTATTACAG GGCACAGAGGCTTTTGATTCAAACTATTGAAGATATGAGCTTTCAGACAAAGAAGTTTCGGAAG GTTAGACGAGTGGACACCCCGAGTGAACAGAAAGCGGTGAGGATTGTCAGCACAGGGCGCCAGGGAAGGAATCCTCTGTGGCTCAGcgtggaggaggagaacagCAAAAGCACAGAGTCAG GTCCTCCGTCTCCATCCAAAAGCTGCGTGACCCTCATGCCCTACACCCTGGTGACTCCTCATTTCCCACCAGTCTGCAGGCCCGTCCTGCTGCTGCCCACAATACTGGGACGCATGCTGGACAGTAAGCTGGCCAATTGGCAGGGCTTTCAGCTCTGTGTGCCCG AGGTTCTGACCTCCAGCGAGCACGCTGCTCGGCTCCAGAGATCCGAGATTCTGGAGGAGGTTGAGCCTGGCGAAAACCAGTGCTTCACCCTTCAGGGCGTTGAGAAAGTCATGAAAAAG GGCCTTCACTGTGTGCTGCCTCTGGGCCTGGACTGTGTGCGCCGGCTGCACCGCTCCGAGATCTTCCCAATCATCATCTTCATTGGCCTGTCTGCACGCAACGCACGCAAACTCag GTCAAAGCTGCAGCGTAACAATCAGACGGAGGAACAGCTGCTGGCATGTGCGAAGAGCGAGGAGCCGCTGCTGGACAAGCTGCCGTGTCTGTATCACAGCATGGCTCCGGGCTCCTGGTGTGACCAAACCTCGCTGCTGACCAGCCTCCGCACTGTCATCtgggaggagcagaggaagaTCGTCTGGGTGGAGCCTGACCTGTGGTGA